The Magnolia sinica isolate HGM2019 chromosome 9, MsV1, whole genome shotgun sequence genome contains a region encoding:
- the LOC131255372 gene encoding uncharacterized protein LOC131255372 yields the protein MLLLMQQQQQMMVANMQQQQQMMATMMGAMAQSMGVPQPAQPGPNASASNVSSLFERFQWYRPPTFAGSHRPEEAEYWLNRVAKLLRPLHCSEAENVELVSYLFEKEADLWWESVFRSIPEDHVWTWEAFEARFKEKYIPQSYQHERENEFLRLQQGGMSVAQYENRFTELSRYASEMIANEAVKMRRFTAGLRSGIRSKICCVNIRTYAELVEMSIRAEQDEERVARNRSQLGLRNRVEGPSSSFTGKRARPNSPPRLAATPAPSTRQAQVCTYCRRAGHSEPYCFTRMRDLGFTPPQRNIRPPQPALQIPPLRAMGPNQQFRRPPPPQVEGQDAAIPTPTAFEVTAHIQGTPIFLLVDTGSTASLISHAAVKHLGLRPRPFVGVKIIAAAGTFSEATKICYDCPIDLGCKVANVDLIVTKIFHYDVILGMDWLTVVRAEIDCDAKTVKIHEDDGTSLTFPVQVSFERRISCYASLEDGYSGPSITDTPVVKDFWDVFKNIPGLPPRREIDFTIDLVPGAKPISLPTYRMSPCEMEELRTQIDDLLESGFIRPNVSPWGAPVLFVRKKDGSLRLCVDYRRLNQMTVRNKYPLPRIDDLFDQLRVAQYFSKIDLKSGYHQLRVRDEDIQKTAFRTYFGHYEFLVMPFGLTNAPAVFMDLMN from the exons ATGTTGCTTCTCATGCAACAGCAGCAACAGATGATGGTTGCAAATatgcaacaacagcagcagaTGATGGCCACTATGATGGGGGCCATGGCCCAGAGCATGGGAGTGCCGCAACCGGCGCAACCCGGTCCAAACGCATCTGCAAGCAACGTGAGCAGCCTGTTTGAGCGGTTCCAGTGGTATAGACCGCCTACATTCGCAGGCTCCCACCGCCCTGAGGAGGCAGAATATTGGCTCAACCGAGTCGCTAAGTTACTACGGCCTCTCCATTGTTCTGAGGCAGAAAATGTGGAGCTTGTCTCGTATCTTTTTGAGAAAGAGGCGGATTTGTGGTGGGAGAGCGTCTTCCGATCCATTCCCGAGGaccatgtatggacatgggaagcaTTTGAAGCCCGCTTCAAGGAGAAGTATATTCCTCAATCGTACCAGCACGAGAGAGAGAACGAATTTCTCCGTCTCCAACAAGGGGGGATGAGCGTGGCCCAATATGAGAACCGCTTTACCGAACTCTCCCGTTACGCTTCCGAGATGATTGCCAATGAAGCGGTAAAGATGAGACGATTCACGGCTGGGCTGCGAAGCGGCATTCGCTCCAAGATATGCTGCGTCAACATCAGGACATACGCCGAGCTCGTCGAGATGTCCATCAGGGCGGAGCAGGATGAGGAGCGGGTCGCCCGGAACCGATCACAGTTAGGGCTTCGAAACAGGGTGGAGGGACCGTCCTCCTCTTTTACAGGAAAAAGGGCGCGCCCCAACTCACCACCCCGACTAGCCGCCACACCGGCCCCTTCTACGCGACAGGCCCAGGTTTGCACCTATTGCAGGAGAGCGGGACACTCTGAGCCCTATTGTTTTACGAGGATGAGGGACCTCGGATTCACCCCACCTCAGCGCAATATTAGGCCCCCGCAGCCGGCATTGCAGATTCCGCCCCTACGGGCAATGGGGCCTAACCAGCAGTTTCGACGCCCACCACCACCTCAGg TCGAGGGTCAGGATGCGGCCATCCCCACTCCTACGGCCTTCGAGGTGACGGCTCACATACAAGGTACCCCTATTTTCCTTTTGGTGGACACCGGATCTACTGCTTCTCTCATATCTCATGCCGCCGTCAAGCATTTGGGGCTACGCCCCAGGCCTTTCGTGGGGGTAAAGATCATCGCTGCCGCTGGCACATTTTCAGAAGCGACTAAGATATGTTATGATTGTCCCATCGACCTGGGATGCAAGGTGGCAAACGTGGATTTGATAGTAACCAAAATattccattacgacgtcatcttgggcatggactGGTTGACGGTAGTgagggcagagattgattgtgatgcAAAGACAGTGAAGATACATGAAGACGATGGCACTTCCCTCACATTCCCAGTCCAGGTCAGCTTCGAACGAAGGATCTCGTGTTATGCATCATTGGAAGACGGATATTCTGGACCCTCGATAACGGACACACCTGTGGTCAAAGACTTTTGGGACGTATTCAAAAACATACCGGGACTACCGcctcgacgtgagatagacttcacgattgATCTGGTTCCTGGAGCCAAGCCCATTTCTCTGCCTACTTACCGCATGTccccatgtgaaatggaggaattacgGACTCAAATCGATGATTTGCTAGAGTCAGGTTTCATCCGGCCCAACGTGTCGCCATGGGGAGCCCCAGTGCTATTCGTAAGGAAGAAGGACGGCTCTTTACGACTATGTGTGGATTACCGAAGGCTGAACCAAATGACGGTTCGGAACAAATACCCGTTGCCCAGGATCGACGATttattcgaccagttgagggttgcccaatacttctcaaagatagATCTAAAATCGGGGTACCATCAGCTGCGGGTTAGAGATGAAGATATTCAGAAAACGGCCTTTAGGACCTATTTTGGCCATTACGAGTTTCTGGTTATGCCGTTCGGGCTCACCAATGCCCCCGCGGTcttcatggacctaatgaactAA
- the LOC131256073 gene encoding plant UBX domain-containing protein 10-like has product MMSIGENTRAERSSRSGIVRRIVNLPMNIIGGFSRAVDHGMALIGAGRRDYQRLHFQQPQEALAVPEEWVFITNFEQQYGLSHPFFYACRFVEALKIAEQESKLLFLYLHLPEHPYTAPFCSGTLCKELVVQFLDANFVSWAAVANRGEGLHITAALRAPTFPFCAIIMPTSGDSIVVLQQVEGPVSPAELVEILQLTLEEQTSAFRAKAVEEERRRANRQLREEQNAAYHVALQIDREKERIRDLAIEETTQLQKQVEAHKKANIQKPKKSPAATKQPGNKARETTKDNQWKETSTPIKGPMVTQIQIRFPNGERKEQSFLCTDKIQSIYRYIDSLGLPGVGSYRLISNFPRKVFGFEQMNTTLKDAGLHPSASLFLELI; this is encoded by the exons ATGATGTCAATAGGAGAAAACACAAGAGCAGAGCGTTCATCACGCAGCGGCATTGTGCGAAGGATTGTTAACCTCCCGATGAACATAATAGGAGGGTTCTCGAGAGCAGTGGATCATGGAATGGCACTGATAGGTGCCGGAAGGAGAGACTATCAGCGGCTGCATTTCCAGCAGCCCCAAGAAGCTCTGGCAGTTCCAGAGGAATGGGTTTTCATCACCAACTTCGAGCAGCAGTATGGTTTgtcccatccatttttttatgcCTGCAGATTTGTTGAAGCTCTCAAGATAGCAGAGCAGGAATCAAAGCTTCTCTTCCTTTATCTCCACTTGCCTGAGCACCCCTACACAGCTCCATTCTGCAGTGGGACACTCTGCAAGGAGCTGGTCGTGCAGTTTCTGGATGCAAATTTTGTTTCCTGGGCTGCCGTTGCAAACAGAGGGGAAGGGTTACATATAACTGCCGCACTAAGAGCACCCACTTTTCCTTTCTGTGCCATCATCATGCCTACTTCTGGTGATAGCATAGTGGTCCTGCAGCAG GTGGAAGGGCCAGTGTCACCTGCTGAACTGGTGGAGATCCTACAGCTGACACTTGAAGAACAGACCTCAGCTTTCAGAGCCAAAGCAgtggaagaagagagaagaagagcaaACCGCCAACTGAGGGAGGAACAAAATGCTGCATATCATGTGGCGCTTCAAATTGATAGG GAAAAGGAAAGAATCCGGGACTTGGCCATAGAGGAAACAACTCAGCTTCAAAAGCAGGTTGAAGCACACAAGAAAGCAAACATCCAGAAGCCAAAGAAATCTCCTGCTGCTACAAAACAGCCAGGAAACAAAGCAAGGGAAACAACCAAGGATAATCAATGGAAGGAAACCTCTACTCCCATAAAGGGTCCAATGGTTACTCAG ATACAGATACGATTTCCGAATGGCGAAAGGAAGGAGCAGAGCTTCCTTTGCACTGACAAGATTCAGTCCATATACAGATACATCGACTCACTGGGTTTGCCTGGGGTAGGAAGTTACCGACTGATATCCAACTTCCCAAGAAAAGTTTTTGGCTTCGAGCAGATGAACACAACTCTCAAAGATGCAGGCCTCCATCCTAGCGCAAGTTTGTTCCTAGAGCTCATATAA
- the LOC131256071 gene encoding uncharacterized protein LOC131256071, with the protein MLEQLLIFTRGGLILWTCKALVNALKGSPIDTLIRSCLLEERSGDTSYNYDAPGAAYTLKWTFHNDLGLIFVAVYQRILHLLYVDDLLSMVKHEFSQIYDPKRTAYDDFDDVFRQLQKEAEARAEEMRKSKQVARPAKQIAAKKAGSQGSAKQKSSGGSGKDGSDDDSAKDRGLENGNYSNGHEARIKGSRAADVAKSKENGSSEVGAFDVSKLQKLRSKAGKKTDTTVSKAPSKVEPKKKLTKKNRVWDDSPQESKLDFTDPVDEKGDENVAVVAADQGESMMDREEVISSESESDAEEEVEKNTKTDAKKKGWFSSMFQSIAGNAILEKSDLEPALKALKDRLMTKNVAEEIAEKLCESVAASLEGKKLGSFTRISSTVQTAMEEALLRILTPRRSIDILRDVHAAKEQGKPYVVVFVGVNGVGKSTNLAKVAYWLLQHNISVMMAACDTFRSGAVEQLRTHARRLQIPIFEKGYEKDPAIVAKEAIQEATRNKSDVVLVDTAGRMQDNEPLMRALSKLIYMNNPDLVLFVGEALVGNDAVDQLSKFDQKLADLSNSPNARLIDGILLTKFDTIDDKVGAALSMVYISGAPVMFVGCGQSYTDLKKLNVKSIVKTLLK; encoded by the exons ATGTTGGAGCAATTGCTGATATTTACGCGGGGTGGTTTGATCCTCTGGACATGCAAGGCGCTCGTAAACGCCCTTAAAGGGTCCCCGATCGACACCTTGATCCGGTCCTGCCTCTTAGAGGAGCGATCCGGCGACACGTCGTACAATTACGACGCCCCCGGTGCTGCGTACACTCTCAAATGGACCTTCCACAACGATCTCGGCCTCATCTTCGTCGCCGTTTATCAAAGGATACTCCATCTCCTCTATGTCGACGATCTTCTCTCCATGGTGAAGCATGAGTTTTCACAGATCTACGATCCGAAGCGTACGGCTTATGATGATTTCGATGACGTCTTCCGGCAGTTGCAGAAGGAGGCGGAGGCTAGGGCGGAAGAGATGAGGAAGTCAAAGCAGGTGGCAAGGCCCGCGAAGCAGATCGCAGCCAAGAAGGCCGGATCACAGGGCAGTGCGAAGCAAAAGAGCAGTGGTGGATCCGGCAAGGATGGCTCAGATGACGATTCGGCAAAAGACCGTGGATTAGAGAACGGTAATTATTCTAACGGACATGAAGCCAGGATCAAAGGATCTCGTGCGGCCGATGTTGCTAAGAGTAAAGAGAATGGCAGCTCAGAGGTCGGGGCTTTTGATGTAAGTAAGCTTCAGAAGTTGAGGTCGAAAGCAGGGAAGAAAACAGATACAACAGTTAGTAAGGCTCCCTCCAAGGTGGAGCCAAAGAAAAAGTTAACAAAGAAAAATAGAGTTTGGGATGATTCGCCACAAGAGTCGAAACTGGATTTTACGGATCCTGTAGATGAGAAAGGGGATGAGAATGTAGCAGTTGTGGCAGCTGATCAAGGAGAAAGCATGATGGATAGGGAAGAGGTCATCAGCAGTGAAAGTGAGAGCGATGCAGAGGAGGAAGTGGAGAAGAACACCAAGACTGATGCAAAGAAGAAAGGATGGTTCTCATCAATGTTCCAGAG CATTGCAGGGAATGCAATTTTGGAGAAGTCAGACCTGGAACCTGCTCTAAAAGCTCTGAAGGATAGGCTTATGACAAAAAATGTG GCCGAGGAAATAGCTGAGAAGCTTTGTGAGTCGGTAGCAGCTAGTCTTGAAGGTAAAAAGTTGGGTTCTTTCACAAGGATTTCTTCAACAGTTCAG ACGGCAATGGAGGAGGCTTTACTTCGTATTTTAACTCCAAGACGATCTATTGATATCTTGAGGGATGTCCATGCTGCTAAGGAACAAGGAAAACCATATGTTGTTGTCTTTGTTGGTGTCAATGGAGTTGGAAAGTCCACCAATCTTGCCAAG GTTGCATACTGGCTTTTGCAGCATAATATCAGTGTTATGATGGCTGCTTGTGATACATTTCGGTCAGGTGCAGTTGAGCAGCTCCGAACTCATGCCCGCAGACTCCAG ATTCCTATATTTGAGAAAGGGTACGAAAAAGATCCAGCAATCGTAGCAAAGGAAGCTATCCAAGAGGCCACTCGCAATAAATCAGATGTTGTTCTTGTAGATACAGCTGGGCGGATGCAG GACAATGAACCACTGATGAGAGCACTTTCCAAGCTCATTTATATGAACAACCCAGATCTGGTTCTTTTTGTTGGAGAGGCGCTGGTGGGAAATGATGCTGTGGATCAACTCTCAAAGTTTGATCAG AAATTAGCGGACCTGTCAAATTCACCTAATGCCAGATTGATCGATGGCATCTTGCTCACAAAGTTTGATACTATTGATGACAAG GTTGGGGCCGCACTTTCCATGGTTTACATTTCTGGAGCACCTGTAATGTTTGTTGGCTGTGGGCAGTCTTACACGGACCTCAAGAAGCTGAATGTCAAATCCATTGTTAAGACCCTCCTGAAATGA